A window from Halomicrobium urmianum encodes these proteins:
- a CDS encoding DUF790 family protein: MLTKDLLRVSRAGGGYHPQFAGADDERLAARVIGIYQGHVGEPREALDAALTDLEREADDFKLVRGFAKLVDREATYEARAPLPSERARKTAFEAAEAVGVVTADDRADALARAADRLGSDPAAVEESLYADREKRQVLASVEPRWDPAELVGQYNLSLAQTALFDATEVRVRSDDPTTLVSAVKRLRLMYEVRRTGGGREVVVTGPDALFRSTRRYGTRFARLLRSVAANAGEWRLEATIDDRGTERELVLTDADVSVPGVEPVAEVTFDSGVEADFAARFDALDLDWALTREPEPLAAGEGVVVPDFAFDYAPGGDPDAGPDYRIYFEIMGFWTPEYVEKKLSRLADLEDVEMLVAVDESLGVGEAIEARDHRAIPYSGRVRVKDVRDALRRYEERLRADAAADLPDALRPEPDAIALADLAAELGVSEDAVEDVAFPEHELVGRTLVRPGVLEALDGEIEAGMSLSAAEDRLRERGIGDSSAALSRLGYRVEWEGLGGGVLRASE, encoded by the coding sequence GCGCGCGTGATCGGGATCTATCAGGGCCACGTCGGGGAGCCCCGTGAGGCGCTCGACGCGGCGCTGACCGATCTGGAGCGGGAGGCCGACGACTTCAAACTGGTCCGCGGGTTCGCCAAACTCGTCGACCGGGAGGCGACCTACGAGGCGCGGGCGCCGCTCCCGTCCGAGCGGGCCCGCAAGACGGCCTTCGAGGCGGCCGAGGCGGTCGGCGTCGTCACGGCGGACGACCGGGCCGACGCGCTGGCGCGGGCAGCCGACCGACTGGGGAGCGACCCGGCGGCCGTCGAGGAGTCACTGTACGCCGACCGCGAGAAGCGACAGGTGCTGGCGAGTGTCGAACCCCGCTGGGACCCGGCAGAACTGGTCGGGCAGTACAACCTGTCGCTGGCTCAAACGGCCCTCTTCGACGCCACCGAGGTCCGCGTCCGCTCGGACGACCCGACGACGCTCGTCTCCGCGGTCAAGCGCCTGCGCCTGATGTACGAGGTCCGACGGACCGGAGGCGGCCGAGAGGTGGTCGTCACCGGCCCCGACGCGCTGTTCCGGTCAACCCGGCGCTACGGGACGCGGTTCGCCCGGCTCCTGCGATCCGTCGCCGCGAACGCGGGCGAGTGGCGGCTCGAAGCGACGATCGACGATCGCGGGACCGAGCGGGAGCTGGTGCTGACCGACGCGGACGTTTCGGTCCCCGGCGTCGAGCCGGTGGCTGAGGTGACCTTCGACAGCGGCGTCGAGGCGGACTTCGCCGCCCGCTTCGACGCGCTCGACCTCGACTGGGCGCTGACCCGGGAGCCGGAGCCGCTGGCGGCCGGCGAGGGCGTCGTCGTCCCCGACTTCGCCTTCGACTACGCCCCCGGCGGCGACCCGGACGCCGGCCCCGACTACCGAATCTACTTCGAGATCATGGGCTTCTGGACGCCGGAGTACGTCGAGAAGAAGCTCTCGCGACTGGCCGACCTGGAGGACGTCGAGATGCTCGTCGCCGTCGACGAGAGCCTCGGCGTCGGCGAGGCCATCGAGGCCCGCGACCACCGCGCCATCCCCTACTCGGGTCGCGTCCGAGTGAAGGACGTCCGGGACGCGCTGCGACGCTACGAGGAGCGACTGCGGGCGGACGCCGCTGCCGACCTCCCCGACGCGCTCCGCCCGGAGCCGGACGCGATCGCACTGGCCGATCTCGCGGCCGAGCTCGGCGTCAGCGAGGACGCCGTCGAAGACGTGGCGTTCCCGGAGCACGAACTGGTCGGCCGGACGCTCGTCAGGCCCGGCGTGCTCGAGGCCCTCGACGGCGAAATCGAGGCCGGGATGTCGCTGTCGGCGGCGGAGGATCGCCTGCGGGAACGCGGCATCGGCGACAGCAGCGCCGCCCTCTCGCGGCTGGGATATCGCGTCGAGTGGGAGGGGCTCGGCGGCGGCGTGCTCCGAGCGAGCGAGTAG
- a CDS encoding universal stress protein encodes MYDTILVPSDGSERASEALDVALDTAEQHGADVHALFVVDTQLYGEPALSSFELFIDEIEDQSRELLDEIVDRGAERGVTVTPEMRHGAPAESIMAYADEVDADLVVMGYQGETHRRQMGSVVEQVLDDTDRRVLVV; translated from the coding sequence ATGTACGACACCATTCTCGTCCCGAGTGACGGCAGCGAGCGCGCCAGCGAGGCGCTCGACGTCGCGCTCGACACGGCCGAGCAGCACGGCGCCGACGTCCACGCCCTGTTCGTCGTCGACACGCAACTGTACGGGGAACCGGCGCTGAGCAGCTTCGAACTGTTCATCGACGAGATCGAGGACCAGAGCCGCGAGCTGCTCGACGAGATCGTCGACCGCGGGGCGGAGCGAGGCGTGACCGTCACGCCGGAGATGCGACACGGCGCGCCGGCGGAGTCCATCATGGCGTACGCGGACGAAGTCGACGCGGACCTCGTCGTGATGGGGTACCAGGGGGAGACCCACCGTCGGCAGATGGGCAGCGTCGTCGAACAGGTCCTCGACGACACCGACAGACGCGTCCTCGTCGTCTGA
- a CDS encoding DUF7122 family protein, which produces MSDKSTRFDRIPADDAEREELDDPEAATREEVLSFWDDRYGVPPETFEEHTFWERGSGKLWIFRGDAPSPVDIEGLGMTFLRTRQEHWKPTTDAVQRFGREATDCVLHLDDEQASAFVAGEDQEIPEWDGDWGYLIVTHDLAGEPEPLGVGLYLHDELRSQIPKGRRREL; this is translated from the coding sequence ATGAGCGACAAGAGCACCCGTTTCGATCGGATCCCCGCGGACGACGCCGAGCGCGAGGAACTGGACGACCCCGAGGCCGCCACGCGCGAGGAGGTGCTCTCCTTCTGGGACGACCGCTACGGCGTCCCGCCGGAGACCTTCGAGGAGCACACGTTCTGGGAGCGCGGCTCGGGGAAGCTGTGGATCTTCCGCGGCGACGCGCCCTCGCCAGTGGACATCGAGGGCCTCGGGATGACGTTCCTTCGGACGCGCCAGGAGCACTGGAAGCCCACGACGGACGCCGTCCAGCGGTTCGGCCGTGAGGCGACGGACTGCGTGCTCCACCTCGACGACGAGCAGGCCAGCGCGTTCGTCGCCGGCGAGGATCAGGAGATCCCCGAGTGGGACGGCGACTGGGGGTACCTGATCGTCACGCACGACCTCGCCGGCGAACCAGAGCCGCTCGGGGTGGGGCTGTACCTCCACGACGAGCTCAGATCGCAGATCCCGAAGGGGCGCCGGCGGGAGCTGTAA
- a CDS encoding RsmB/NOP family class I SAM-dependent RNA methyltransferase, whose amino-acid sequence MDVLSRYEPIVDDVEAFRAACERSLPAVVRVNTIKASVERARRALEDEGIAVDPVDWHPGMFRLPDDQPGANWPYFHGWIYGQEEVSAVPARVLDPEPGERVWDAAAAPGSKTSQLSALMDDRGVVVATDSNLGRLSALRTNAERLGITNVAVTHEDARVHSLKPFDDEEYDRALVDVPCSCEGTIRKNPDTLDEWTLDHVQGISGVQKGILTRAIQATRPGGTVVYSTCTFAPEENEAVLDHALDEEDCRLVDFEIPLDSRPGVTEWDGEEYDPSVEKARRIYPHHNDTGGFFCAKLEVEG is encoded by the coding sequence ATGGACGTCCTCTCGCGCTACGAACCGATCGTGGACGACGTCGAGGCGTTCCGGGCCGCCTGCGAGCGGTCGCTCCCGGCCGTCGTCCGCGTGAACACGATCAAGGCGTCCGTCGAGCGGGCGCGGCGGGCCCTCGAAGACGAGGGCATCGCCGTCGACCCGGTGGACTGGCATCCCGGCATGTTTCGGCTGCCGGACGACCAGCCGGGCGCCAACTGGCCGTACTTCCACGGGTGGATCTACGGGCAGGAGGAGGTGTCGGCGGTGCCCGCCCGCGTGCTGGACCCGGAGCCCGGCGAACGGGTCTGGGACGCCGCGGCGGCGCCGGGGAGCAAGACCTCCCAGCTTTCGGCGCTGATGGACGACCGGGGCGTCGTGGTGGCGACGGACTCGAACCTGGGTCGGCTGTCGGCGCTGCGGACGAACGCCGAGCGCCTGGGCATCACGAACGTCGCGGTCACCCACGAGGACGCGCGCGTCCACTCGCTGAAGCCGTTCGATGACGAGGAGTACGACCGCGCGCTCGTGGACGTGCCCTGCTCCTGCGAGGGGACGATTCGGAAGAACCCGGACACGCTGGACGAGTGGACGCTGGACCACGTGCAGGGCATCTCCGGCGTCCAGAAGGGCATCCTGACGCGGGCGATCCAGGCCACGCGGCCCGGCGGCACGGTCGTCTATTCGACCTGCACGTTCGCCCCCGAGGAGAACGAGGCCGTGCTGGACCACGCGCTCGACGAGGAGGACTGCCGGCTGGTCGACTTCGAGATCCCGCTGGACTCCCGTCCCGGGGTCACCGAGTGGGACGGCGAGGAGTACGACCCCAGCGTCGAGAAGGCCAGGCGGATCTACCCGCACCACAACGACACGGGCGGGTTCTTCTGCGCGAAGCTGGAGGTGGAGGGATGA
- a CDS encoding proteasome assembly chaperone family protein, translating into MADIQVTRDDVELDVPTLVEGLPGVGLVGKIAADHLVGAFDMTEYATVHCEGLPEIAVYREGEPAVRPPVRLYADEERDLVVLQSDAPVSTNAAEEFAGCVAGWIEANDATPIFLSGRPADKDGVPSLYGIATGDGEALLREADVDSPTENGGVTGPTGALLYEAQRAGIDGVGLVVEADRRFPDPEAARVLLTQGIEPLAGVDVSTDRLVEQAEEISEARAALAEQMGEAEDESTSARPLGMFQ; encoded by the coding sequence ATGGCGGACATTCAGGTCACGCGCGACGACGTGGAACTGGACGTACCGACGCTCGTTGAGGGGCTCCCGGGCGTGGGCCTGGTGGGCAAGATCGCGGCGGACCACCTCGTCGGGGCGTTCGACATGACCGAGTACGCGACGGTCCACTGCGAGGGGCTGCCGGAGATCGCCGTCTATCGGGAGGGCGAGCCGGCGGTCCGGCCGCCGGTGCGACTCTACGCCGACGAGGAGCGGGACCTGGTCGTGCTCCAGAGCGACGCGCCGGTCTCGACGAACGCGGCGGAGGAGTTCGCCGGGTGCGTGGCGGGGTGGATCGAGGCCAACGACGCGACCCCGATCTTCCTGAGCGGCCGGCCGGCCGACAAGGACGGCGTGCCCTCGCTGTACGGGATCGCGACCGGCGACGGCGAGGCGCTGCTCCGCGAGGCCGACGTCGACTCGCCGACGGAGAACGGCGGCGTGACGGGACCGACGGGCGCGCTGCTGTACGAGGCCCAGCGGGCGGGGATCGACGGCGTCGGACTGGTCGTCGAGGCCGACCGGCGGTTCCCCGACCCCGAGGCGGCGCGGGTGCTCCTCACGCAGGGGATCGAGCCGCTCGCGGGCGTCGACGTGTCGACCGACAGACTGGTCGAGCAGGCCGAGGAGATCAGCGAGGCCCGGGCGGCGCTGGCCGAGCAGATGGGGGAGGCCGAGGACGAGAGCACGAGCGCGCGGCCGCTGGGGATGTTCCAGTAA
- the sppA gene encoding signal peptide peptidase SppA — translation MAGTGRRVANVAFAVIGALLAVAVGWVLFVRIPGDLAELLGVLLAVAVGLLGLRIAGNLADSVAPTHNVAEVAVEGPISRDGGGGLTSPPMGAEADDVVEQIEQADADGGSEALLLKLNTPGGEIVPSEDIRIAAERFDGPTVAYATDVCASGGYDIAAGCDELWAREGTLVGSIGVIGSRVNAADLADRLGLSYEQFTAGEYKDAGTPLQELDPDERAYLQGLVDDYYEQFVETVAEGRDLSPEAIEDTEARVYLGEEAHEIGLVDEIGTRRDVEERLEEQIGEPVEVREYEPERGLAGRLRGGAQRVAFALGAGVAAAVSGDVDGLSFRR, via the coding sequence ATGGCGGGGACGGGCAGACGCGTCGCGAACGTCGCGTTCGCCGTGATCGGGGCGCTGCTCGCGGTCGCCGTCGGGTGGGTGCTGTTCGTGCGGATCCCCGGCGACCTCGCCGAGTTGCTGGGCGTCCTGCTGGCGGTCGCCGTCGGCCTGCTCGGGCTGCGGATCGCCGGCAACCTCGCCGACAGCGTCGCGCCGACCCACAACGTCGCCGAGGTGGCCGTCGAGGGGCCCATCTCCCGCGACGGCGGGGGTGGCCTGACCAGCCCGCCGATGGGCGCCGAGGCCGACGACGTCGTCGAGCAGATCGAGCAGGCCGACGCCGACGGCGGCAGCGAGGCGCTGCTGCTGAAGCTCAACACGCCCGGCGGCGAGATCGTCCCGAGCGAGGACATCCGGATCGCCGCCGAGCGCTTCGACGGGCCGACGGTTGCGTACGCCACCGACGTCTGCGCCTCCGGCGGCTACGACATCGCCGCGGGCTGCGACGAGCTGTGGGCACGTGAGGGGACGCTCGTCGGGTCGATCGGCGTCATCGGGTCCCGCGTGAACGCGGCCGACCTCGCCGACCGGCTGGGGCTGTCCTACGAGCAGTTCACCGCCGGCGAGTACAAGGACGCGGGGACGCCGCTGCAGGAACTGGACCCCGACGAGCGGGCCTACCTCCAGGGGCTCGTCGACGACTACTACGAGCAGTTCGTCGAGACGGTCGCCGAGGGGCGTGACCTCTCGCCCGAGGCCATCGAGGACACCGAGGCCCGGGTCTACCTCGGCGAGGAGGCCCACGAGATTGGACTGGTCGACGAGATCGGCACCCGCCGGGACGTCGAGGAGCGACTGGAGGAACAGATCGGAGAGCCCGTCGAAGTCCGGGAGTACGAACCGGAGCGCGGTCTCGCGGGTCGTCTCCGCGGCGGTGCTCAGCGGGTGGCGTTCGCGCTCGGCGCGGGCGTCGCAGCGGCCGTCAGCGGCGACGTGGACGGACTCTCTTTCCGCCGCTGA
- a CDS encoding DUF373 family protein — MSTLVVCIDRGGDFPAAASLPVAGRDAVESLVTEVGIDDPEDSRVNTMLEGLRVARDLEADGDEAIVAVVGDTGEGVSADRNVARQADDLVDEYDPDSAVVVVDSAEDERLVPIIESRLQVDAVDRVVVRQARDIESTYYLLKQFLADEELRKTVLVPLGITLIAFPALLFVAESPSFAVGVIAAAVGAFLLYKGLGIDEYLARLPGQVQEALYSGQVSLVTYVVAAGLSLVGVFVGALQARETSDASTFILAMAFAYASVPWLTMAALAAATGRLLDELIQEDSVRPAYVNLPFGAVAVGLVVRGFSVFFLERADILQQFHFAGYEYGPITIEPFVLDGGARLAVFILAGILVSLAGVQFATYFTKTNLQEELVE; from the coding sequence GTGAGCACGCTGGTGGTGTGCATCGACCGCGGCGGGGACTTCCCGGCAGCGGCGTCGCTGCCCGTCGCCGGCCGCGATGCCGTCGAGTCGCTGGTCACCGAGGTCGGCATCGACGACCCCGAGGATAGCCGGGTCAACACGATGCTGGAGGGCCTCCGCGTCGCGCGCGACCTGGAGGCCGACGGCGACGAGGCCATCGTGGCGGTCGTCGGCGACACCGGCGAGGGCGTCAGCGCCGACCGCAACGTCGCCCGGCAGGCCGACGACCTCGTCGACGAGTACGACCCCGACTCCGCCGTCGTCGTCGTGGACAGCGCCGAGGACGAGCGGCTGGTCCCCATCATCGAGAGCCGCCTGCAGGTCGACGCCGTCGACCGCGTCGTCGTCCGCCAGGCCCGCGACATCGAGTCGACCTACTACCTGCTCAAGCAGTTCCTGGCCGACGAGGAGTTGCGCAAGACCGTCCTCGTCCCGCTGGGCATCACCCTCATCGCGTTCCCCGCGCTGCTGTTCGTCGCCGAGAGTCCCTCCTTCGCGGTGGGCGTCATCGCCGCCGCCGTCGGCGCGTTCCTCCTGTACAAGGGCTTGGGCATCGACGAGTACCTCGCCCGCCTGCCCGGACAGGTCCAGGAGGCGCTGTACTCCGGGCAGGTGTCGCTGGTCACCTACGTCGTCGCCGCCGGCCTGTCGCTCGTGGGCGTGTTCGTCGGCGCGCTGCAGGCCCGGGAGACCAGCGACGCCAGCACGTTCATCCTCGCGATGGCGTTCGCCTACGCCAGCGTCCCGTGGCTGACGATGGCCGCGCTGGCGGCCGCCACGGGCCGCCTGCTCGACGAGCTCATCCAGGAGGACAGCGTCCGCCCGGCCTACGTGAACCTCCCGTTCGGCGCCGTCGCCGTCGGCCTCGTCGTCCGCGGATTCTCCGTGTTCTTCCTCGAGCGCGCCGACATCCTCCAGCAGTTCCACTTCGCCGGGTACGAGTACGGCCCCATCACCATCGAGCCGTTCGTCCTCGACGGCGGCGCCCGCCTCGCCGTCTTCATCCTCGCCGGCATCCTGGTCAGCCTGGCCGGCGTCCAGTTCGCGACGTACTTCACCAAGACGAACCTCCAGGAAGAACTGGTGGAGTGA
- a CDS encoding diphthine--ammonia ligase, with the protein MTDDSGAWVSLFSGGKDSSWALYRALEEGLDVRRLVTVHPEGDSYMYHVPATSLASLAAESVGVDLVEVAPDDFEAADATDSGVQGDAELEPLEAALRGLDDEFPDGLAGVTAGAVESEYQTSRIEAMADRLDAEVFAPLWQEDPRELAEAMLDAGFEIRIIRVAAYGLDESWLGRTLDADALVELEELNEEYGVHVLGEGGEFETLVTDGPHMDRPIELEYETEWDGTRGQIVIEDARLG; encoded by the coding sequence ATGACTGACGACTCCGGGGCCTGGGTGAGCCTCTTCTCCGGCGGCAAGGACTCCTCGTGGGCGCTCTACCGCGCGCTCGAGGAGGGCCTCGACGTCCGCCGACTCGTCACGGTCCACCCCGAGGGCGACTCCTACATGTACCACGTCCCGGCGACGTCGCTCGCGAGCCTCGCGGCCGAGAGCGTCGGGGTCGACCTCGTGGAGGTAGCGCCCGACGACTTCGAGGCGGCCGACGCGACCGACTCCGGCGTCCAGGGCGACGCCGAACTGGAACCGCTGGAGGCCGCGCTGCGGGGCCTCGACGACGAGTTCCCGGACGGGCTGGCCGGCGTCACCGCCGGCGCCGTCGAGAGCGAGTATCAGACCAGCCGCATCGAGGCGATGGCCGACCGCCTCGACGCCGAGGTGTTCGCGCCGCTGTGGCAGGAGGACCCCCGGGAACTGGCCGAGGCCATGCTCGACGCGGGCTTCGAGATCAGGATCATCCGGGTGGCCGCCTACGGCCTCGACGAGTCGTGGCTCGGACGGACGCTCGACGCCGACGCGCTGGTCGAACTGGAGGAACTGAACGAGGAATACGGCGTCCACGTCCTGGGCGAGGGCGGCGAGTTCGAGACGCTCGTCACCGACGGGCCGCACATGGACCGGCCGATCGAACTCGAGTACGAGACGGAGTGGGACGGGACGCGCGGGCAGATAGTGATCGAGGACGCGCGGCTGGGGTAG
- a CDS encoding sugar phosphate nucleotidyltransferase — protein sequence MKAVVLAGGYATRLWPVTKHRPKMLLPVGESTVIDRILEELERDDRIDDVFVSTNERFAPDFEAHVEETGFEKPRLSVEQTTEEKEKFGVIGALAQLVEREGIADEDLLVIAGDNLISFDVADFLDTFEENGTPTLAAYDVGSRDKASSYGLVELDGDRVVDFQEKPDDPRSTLVSIACYAFPAEHVSFDEYLAGDNNPDEPGWFIQWLVDRTEVCAFTFDEAWYDIGTPESYLEAVAWALDGGNHVADSATLENTTIGENVHVLEDATVVDSNVDHSVVFPEATVRDSDVRESIIDRETHIEDLNLAGALIGAHTQIGNGQD from the coding sequence ATGAAAGCAGTCGTCCTCGCCGGGGGATACGCCACGCGGCTCTGGCCGGTCACCAAGCACCGTCCGAAGATGCTCCTCCCGGTGGGGGAATCGACGGTCATCGATCGCATCCTCGAGGAGCTGGAGCGCGACGACCGCATCGACGACGTGTTCGTCAGCACGAACGAGCGGTTCGCGCCCGACTTCGAGGCCCACGTCGAGGAGACCGGCTTCGAGAAGCCCCGGCTGAGCGTCGAGCAGACCACCGAGGAGAAGGAGAAGTTCGGCGTCATCGGGGCGCTCGCGCAACTGGTCGAACGCGAGGGCATCGCCGACGAGGACCTGCTGGTCATCGCCGGCGACAACCTGATCAGCTTCGACGTCGCCGACTTCCTCGACACCTTCGAGGAGAACGGGACGCCGACGCTGGCCGCCTACGACGTCGGCTCCCGCGACAAGGCGAGCTCCTACGGGCTCGTGGAACTGGACGGCGACCGCGTCGTCGACTTCCAGGAGAAGCCCGACGACCCCAGGAGCACGCTCGTCTCCATCGCCTGCTACGCCTTCCCCGCCGAGCACGTCAGCTTCGACGAGTACCTCGCGGGCGACAACAACCCCGACGAGCCCGGCTGGTTCATCCAGTGGCTCGTCGACCGTACCGAGGTCTGTGCCTTCACCTTCGACGAGGCCTGGTACGACATCGGCACGCCCGAGAGCTACCTCGAGGCGGTCGCCTGGGCGCTCGACGGCGGCAACCACGTCGCCGACTCCGCGACGCTCGAGAACACCACCATCGGCGAGAACGTCCACGTCCTCGAGGACGCGACGGTGGTCGATTCCAACGTGGATCACTCCGTCGTCTTCCCGGAGGCCACCGTCCGCGACAGCGACGTCCGCGAGTCCATCATCGACCGCGAGACGCACATCGAGGACCTGAACCTGGCCGGCGCGCTCATCGGCGCGCACACCCAGATCGGCAACGGCCAGGACTGA
- the mce gene encoding methylmalonyl-CoA epimerase, producing MRFDHAGVATDDAAALAATFGELLDATVAHEEEFGDLSVTFLDLGNGYFELLEPLPDAEGPVPDYLDREGPGIHHLALATDDVEAALSRARAAGVDLVDESPRPGAWGHDVAFLHPASTGGVLIEFVEH from the coding sequence ATGCGCTTCGACCACGCCGGCGTCGCCACGGACGACGCCGCGGCGCTGGCCGCGACCTTCGGGGAGCTACTGGACGCGACGGTGGCCCACGAGGAGGAGTTCGGGGACCTCTCGGTGACGTTCCTCGACCTCGGAAACGGCTACTTCGAACTGCTCGAACCGCTCCCGGACGCCGAGGGCCCCGTCCCGGACTACCTCGACCGCGAGGGCCCGGGCATCCACCACCTGGCGCTGGCGACCGACGACGTCGAGGCGGCGCTTTCCCGGGCGCGGGCAGCCGGCGTCGACCTCGTCGACGAGTCGCCCCGGCCGGGAGCGTGGGGCCACGACGTCGCCTTCCTCCACCCGGCCTCGACGGGCGGCGTCCTGATCGAGTTCGTCGAGCACTGA
- a CDS encoding acyl-CoA mutase large subunit family protein: MFDPDELDEIRSGKERWEAETVQPTLDRFGERRDGFETDTEGRAVDRLYTPADVADLDYEEDLGYPGEEPYTRGVYSTMYRGRLWTMRQYAGMGTAEETNERFHYLLDEGQTGLSMAFDLPTQMGYDSDDRMAAGEVGKTGVAIDSLRDMETVFDGIPLDEVSTSMTINAPASVLLAMYVAIGDRQGVDREELRGTIQNDVLKEYVARNTYIYPPEPSMRIITDVFEFCAAEVPNFNTISISGYHIREAGATAAQEIAFTLGDGIEYVEAAVDAGLDVDEFAPQLSFFFASYNNVLEEVAKFRAARRLWADVMEERFDAEKPASKQLKFHTQTAGSTLTAQQVENNVVRVAYQALAAVLGGTQSLHTNGKDEAVGLPTEESVRTALRTQQILAHESGVADTIDPLGGSYYVESLTDELEQEARGILDEVDERGGMLGAIEEQWVQREIQDVAYERQREQEDGERIVVGVNEYTVDEEEPVDVAEVDETVQRRQQERLDRVREERDDAAVEDALAAVREAAGGDANLMPPLIDAVKAYATTGEICDALRDVYGEYEPGAAL, encoded by the coding sequence ATGTTCGACCCGGACGAGCTGGACGAGATCCGCTCGGGGAAGGAGCGGTGGGAGGCGGAGACCGTCCAGCCGACGCTCGATCGCTTCGGGGAGCGGAGGGACGGCTTCGAGACGGACACGGAGGGGCGAGCGGTCGACCGGCTGTACACGCCCGCCGACGTCGCCGACCTGGACTACGAGGAGGACCTGGGGTATCCCGGAGAAGAGCCGTACACCCGCGGGGTCTACTCGACGATGTACCGCGGCCGGCTGTGGACGATGCGCCAGTACGCCGGCATGGGGACGGCCGAGGAGACCAACGAGCGGTTCCACTACCTGCTCGACGAGGGCCAGACCGGCCTCTCGATGGCCTTCGACCTGCCGACGCAGATGGGCTACGACTCGGACGACCGCATGGCGGCCGGCGAGGTGGGCAAGACCGGCGTGGCCATCGACTCGCTGCGGGACATGGAGACAGTGTTCGACGGCATCCCGCTGGACGAGGTCAGCACCTCCATGACGATCAACGCGCCCGCGTCGGTGCTGCTGGCGATGTACGTCGCCATCGGCGACCGGCAGGGCGTCGACCGCGAGGAACTGCGTGGGACCATCCAGAACGACGTCCTGAAGGAGTACGTCGCGCGCAACACCTACATCTACCCGCCCGAGCCGTCGATGCGGATCATCACCGACGTCTTCGAGTTCTGCGCCGCGGAGGTCCCGAACTTCAACACCATCTCCATTTCCGGATACCACATCCGCGAGGCCGGCGCGACGGCGGCCCAGGAGATCGCGTTCACCCTCGGTGACGGCATCGAGTACGTCGAGGCGGCCGTCGACGCGGGGCTCGACGTCGACGAGTTCGCGCCGCAGCTCTCCTTTTTCTTCGCGTCGTACAACAACGTCCTCGAGGAGGTCGCCAAGTTCCGCGCGGCCCGTAGGCTGTGGGCCGACGTCATGGAGGAGCGCTTCGACGCGGAGAAGCCGGCCTCGAAGCAGCTAAAGTTCCACACCCAGACCGCGGGGTCGACGCTGACCGCCCAGCAGGTCGAGAACAACGTCGTCCGGGTCGCCTACCAGGCGCTGGCCGCGGTGCTGGGCGGCACCCAGAGCCTCCACACCAACGGCAAGGACGAGGCCGTCGGCCTGCCGACCGAGGAGTCGGTCCGCACCGCGCTGCGGACCCAGCAGATCCTCGCCCACGAGTCCGGCGTCGCGGACACCATCGACCCGCTCGGCGGGAGCTACTACGTCGAGTCGCTGACCGACGAGCTAGAGCAGGAGGCCCGCGGGATCCTCGACGAGGTCGACGAGCGGGGCGGCATGCTCGGCGCTATCGAGGAGCAGTGGGTCCAGCGGGAAATTCAGGACGTCGCCTACGAGCGCCAGCGCGAGCAGGAGGACGGCGAGCGGATCGTCGTCGGCGTCAACGAGTACACCGTCGACGAGGAGGAGCCGGTCGACGTCGCGGAGGTCGACGAGACCGTCCAGCGCCGCCAGCAGGAGCGACTCGACCGGGTCCGCGAGGAGCGCGACGACGCGGCCGTCGAGGACGCGCTTGCCGCGGTCCGCGAGGCCGCCGGGGGCGACGCGAACCTCATGCCGCCGCTGATCGACGCCGTGAAGGCCTACGCCACGACCGGCGAGATCTGCGACGCGCTGCGGGACGTCTACGGCGAGTACGAGCCCGGAGCGGCGCTGTAG